The Ananas comosus cultivar F153 linkage group 20, ASM154086v1, whole genome shotgun sequence region AACCCGATAGCTAATGTAATTGCCGATTTTAATAAAATCTCCGATTCAActgacggaaaaaaaaaaaaaaaaattgaaagttggGGTATAGGGGATGTTCGTCAAAACGAGctgtagttgaggggtctcatTGCATATTTACCTAGCATTTGCtcttgttctatatatatataccccagAAGTAACCAATGTTGAATCACTCCACAAAAGAAGAGCAAGAGTGATGGAGAGCAGAATACTGAGAGCTCTATGGCTCCTCTCCTTTATGCTCATTCCGAGAGGCGCTTTCGTCGTCCGCGCGAGTTCATTCGATGCTGCTGGTGCTGCTACTGCCGCCACTACCACTGCTGCTACTTCTgcgactgctgctgctgctgctatcgTTGCTGCATATTTCTCGAGCCCTGACACGAGCTTAGAGAGGAAAGTAGAAGAAGAGGCGGGCGTCGAGTTACCGTTGGATGTGGAGACGCATCGGAGGATCCTCGCCACGATcgacccgaggacggtcttcaATCCGGACCGACCGGCCTGCGTCGGTCCGTGCCCGGCGCGGGGCGGGCCGTACACCGGGCGGGGCTGCGAGAGCTACTTCCAATGTCGCCATTAATGAgctcttatatattttttcgttGAATATCTATCAAACTTTTCACATTACGTTTCAATAAACATGTTATTATGTGATTGACTagtttctaattttataaaataatatttttttacagcaCTAGATGTGACCCTTTGGATGGATCAATAATGTTATGATTGATATATTGTTGATTATCTTGTGATGCGCAACTTGTGTAAATGGGTCAAAATTGTAGGACCAATAAAGGACAAGATAATCAAAAAGGAATCTTATTGGTTAGGTATGTGGAAATAATGATTGNtaagttgttttcgataatagaacttccgaatcgacgatccactctgttaaatatgatctagagtatttgaaatttctaaaaaataaatttcgtaaattttcgaaatcataataaagtccatcaaacgggcataaaatgaacggtcaaaatcgaacgacgtcctctatatatatatatatatatatatatattgtggagAGTGAAACTTAATATGCTGCATGAAATGATTGATGATTACATTTCTGTTGTGATCATAGTCCTTAATATGAAACATATATCTCTACTAAAATGCACAAAAGTTTCCACATAATAACCATGTAAGCAGTAGTTAAAAAATACATGGGCCTTTTCAAGAAGCTTTAAAAAAGAGTGTTGATATTAGGCTACAAGATCTCTTGATATGCATCTTTATATTTAATCAAGAGACAAATTAAATGGACTTAAACAGCCCGATAAGCAAGGATCAAAATACTGCACTGggcggcacgtaccgtgcccccaagaaaGGGGCGCGGCACAGAGGGGGTCACCACCCCCCCCCGGGTGCCGCAGCACATTGCCCCGTGTCGCACGAGACAATACGGCACGGCGCAATGTGCTGCGACACATTACCCTGCTGGCActgtgctctttttttttttgctttttttttgttttattttttggggtacCCGAAGTATTCTGAGTACCCCACACCTCTCTAAAAACATTACAAATCGAAAATCTACTTATAAgacaagtcaaaaaaattataatttagttaTTCTGGGTACCCTACACCTCCCTAAAGACATTACAAATCGAAGATCTATTTATTAggcaagtcaaaaaaattataatttaatttttttgtttatcaatatacaggcaaatttttaaattacataTTCGATCCTATCGACCCGAGCCTTCCGTTTCAACCACatacattcattttttctttacaaattattttatccaaATTTATCGCGCCGCGAAACTTTTAGCGAATTAGgaaaacaaaatcgaactcaataaacaaattttgaggcacattaaatataaaatttcatttttacgctaaaagattaaaaatactgataaaattaaaaaccaaattaaatcaattgatacttaaatttatttaatttattttcatacaatttattgtttaatttttttttatagatctactaattttaaaaaataataataaaaaataattttttaaatactttttaaaaattattttttatattttataaaaaaaaactataatgtgatcaaaagaaagaaagatatctttgcattttaaaaattctaatctataaaaatttttattttgaatccgGTATAGTCATACTTTAAatacaaaaaagcttacaagtatgttaattaatgagtatagtaagccatatatagcaaatatttataattatttgattaaatctttcaaaataatattataagagcttattgtaaccaaaaaaactaaaataagtccgTGACAAAACGTGGCAGTAGAATGTCATGCATATTCATCGGCACGCAAGCATACCATGTGTCAGTACGGAAACGCGccgatgccgtaccgtgccagacagacaacggcacgcccccgtgccacggcactttaaacatTGTCGATAAGTGACAATTAGTCTTAACATCCGTTTAATCTAGCTTCTGCTTTCAGCTGTAGCCATCTATCTGAGTGTTTCTCAACTAGGAAAAGAAAGATCGAGTCTCGAAGCAAAAACTACAATTTGAAGCTTCCAATTCTACTGTAGAGAGAAAAGTCGATAGTACTTCTCTTAACAACACTACTCAAACAGTACTGTCTCCTACAGCAAGACCAGTTTGATCAAGCAAGTAAACAAAATAGCTAATATGACCAACAAGAATTGCATAAACTACTGCAGAAGCTACAAATCTGGAGTTTCTTATTCTGCTACAGAGAAAAGTCGCTAGTGCTTCTCTTAATAACACTACTCAAAACATATTGCACCCTACAACAGGACTAGTTGGATCAAGCAAGTAGTTAAACAACCTATGAGAATTGCACAAACTATTTAATGATAACACAGAAATTATTTTGACAACTATTCTTCTTAGTTATTAACATTAAAAGGTTTCACCAAACAAGTAGAAacttatagatatatatatagagagagagagagagagtcttaTTACAACAAAGTATAAAAGAGTTGAGCTGAAACCTGATGAAAAGCAGCTAATTCTGGTCAGTCTTGGTCGAAATGACATCGAAAGTGATTCCATTTTCCTGCAACCTCTGCTGTAAATCGGTGGGGCCGAAGACGATCCCAGGCGTATACACTCCCCCCTTCGGCAAATTCTCTCTTTGGCCCAGCACAATCAAAGCGCACTGAATGAGTATTATCGGAGTCGTCAAGTACCCAATCTCCGGCCCCGACACTCTAGTAATAATCTCTGTATCCAGTTTACTGCCGGGTTGTGATGCAACACTTTGATTGCTATACCCTTTACCGATAAACCACATTTTGAAAGTCGCGCTTCTCACCTCTTCTTCGGTCGGCCCTGTTTTCCTAAACCAGCCGAGAGAGAAAATTTCTGGGAATTTTAAGAGGATTTTTCTCCCAAAAGAGTACTTTCCGAGAAGCCCGATGAATAATCCGGTGAAGATGAACCGCAGCATGCCGAGAATAGATTTCGAACCGATCTTTACACCAAAGTGAGCGGGCTTCACCGACGACCAGAACTGCTTTCGTTTCTCCGCGAAATCTTCCGATTCGTTGACTCCGGGAAGGCCTTGAGGATTCTCTGTCAAAGTCGCAAGGGTTCTGCGGACCACTACGGAGTCTGCAGATGGCAGCTTTATCGCCCATAATCCGATGGTTTTTTGATGCTCGATCAAAGGTC contains the following coding sequences:
- the LOC109725823 gene encoding uncharacterized protein LOC109725823; this translates as MESRILRALWLLSFMLIPRGAFVVRASSFDAAGAATAATTTAATSATAAAAAIVAAYFSSPDTSLERKVEEEAGVELPLDVETHRRILATIDPRTVFNPDRPACVGPCPARGGPYTGRGCESYFQCRH